The genomic region GGCCGATTTTCTCCCGTACCGAAGGGGGTGGAAAAGAAGGTTTTAAAGTATGGCCATAGGTGGGCTATGAGCGCAAAGAGAAGGATTATGAGAAGATGTTTTTCCTCTGGCCCATCTTTCATTTTGAAAAGCGTTACCTATACACGGACGACCCTACGGAAATAGCCATGATCTTTCCTCTTTATGTATCCTCCGTATCCTCCAAACGGGTCTCCCGGTCTGTGATCTGGCCCTTTTTTAATTACACCTATGACGAAGAAGATCACTATACCCAGTGGGACTTTCCCTGGCCCTTTCTCCAATGGGCCAAAGGAGATGACAAGTCTATTTTCCGCATCTTCCCCTTCTACGGCCATAAAAATTGGGAAGGACAAGAGAGCGGGTACGTTCTCTGGCCCTTTTATGGGTATGACCGCCAGGTAGAGGAAGGATACCAGAAAGTGCGCAACCGTTATCTTTTGCTCTCCAAGGATCAAACCGAGGTCTGGAAAAATGAGGGGAAGCGTGCCCGCATTTTGCGCATCTGGCCCCTCTTTTATTATGGCCTGCGCAAAGAAGGATCTGTGCATTTCTACTTTCCGGCATTGATCCCCATCGATGATGAAGGATTTGAACGGAACTGGGGGCCTCTCTTGCGCCTTTATGAGTACCACCGTAACCCGGCAGGAGAAAGCGAATCCAAGTTGCTCTGGGGATTTTACGTGCACCGGAAGAACGCCATGCGCGAACTTTACGAGCTGAGTTTTTTCCTCACTTATTATACCGCCGAAGATCTTTTTTATTTCTCTCTGCTCAAGGGCCTTTTAGAATACCGGGCCGAAGGGGACAAGTGCGCCCTGCGGCTGCTCTATTCACCCTGGCCGATTGAGTGGGAGTGTTCCCCAGCTTCTCAAGAAGCCATTTCTGAACCGTATGATAGAATGTCCGATAGCACGAAAGAAACCGGAGGCTGAAAGGGGTTTATCGTGGATGAGAAAATCCGCTTGACTGCCATGGTCCGCGCTGCCGGGTGAGCGGGGAAACTAAGTCCGGAGGACTTGGAGAAAGCCTTGCGTCCCCTGCCCCTGGAAAAGCACCTCAACCTTCTGGTGGGCACCGAAACCGCCGATGATGCCGGAGTCTACCAAATCTCCGAGCAGATGGCCTTGGTGCAAACGGTGGACTTCATCACCCCCATTGTGGATGATCCTTATCTCTTCGGGCAGATTGCCGCGGCCAATTCCCTGAGCGATGTTTATGCCATGGGAGGGAAACCCTTAACCGCTTTGAACGTGGTTGGTTTTCCCCGCCTCTCCCTTAACCTTTCTGTACTCACCGAGATCCTTCGGGGCGGGCTGGACAAAATCCACGAGGCGGGGGCTGTGGTCTTGGGCGGGCATACCGTTGACGACGTCGAGTTGAAATACGGGCTGGCAGTGACCGGTACGGTTCATCCCAAGAAAATTGTGACGAACAAGGGGGCGGAGAAAGGGGATGTTCTCATCTTGACCAAATCCCTGGGGACGGGAATTATTTCTACCGCCAACAAAGCAGGAATGGCCGATGCCGGATTTTTACAGCGGGCGATCGACTCCATGGTCCGCCTGAACGATATCGCCTCGGAAGCCATGAACGAATGGGGGCCCCACGCCTGCACGGATATTACGGGTTTCGGATTATTGGGGCACGCTGCGGAGATGGCCAAAGGATGTGGCCTCTCCTTCAGGTTTTTTTACTCGGACCTACCCATTCTGGCGGGGACCAAGGAGTACGCTGCCCAGGGAATGGTTCCGGGAGGGGCCTATTGCAACCAGGATCACTTTGGGCCGGAGATCTTCATCTCGGCCAAAGTTCCCGAGGCGGAGAGAATCATCCTTTTTGACCCGCAGACCTCGGGTGGTTTATTGATTGCTTTGCCCCGATCCAATGGAGAAAAACTTTTGGGGAATTTACAAGCCAAAGGAATTCAGGAGGCCTCCATCGTCGGAGAAGTAATCCAGCGGGAGAAGAACCTTATTTCCGTAGAATAAGGATTCAAAAAATCAAAGATTCAATGGGCCACGAGAACCGGCAAAACAAAATACAAAAAACACTGGAACCCTTGGCCCCTTGATCACGCCTAAGGCGTGACTGGAACCCTATGAAAGGAGTTTTTATGCCCAAAATTCAGCGAGCCATTATCAGTCTTTCGGATAAATCCGGAATTCAGGAATTCGCCAAAGAACTGCAAGCCTTCAACGTAGAAATTCTGTCCACCGGAGGGACAGCCAAAGTTTTGCGGGAGAGTGGATTAAAAATTACGGATATTTCCGAATACACTGGTTTCCCCGAGATGCTGGACGGGCGAGTCAAAACGCTTCATCCCAAAGTCCACGGAGGGCTCTTAGGAATCCGCGGGAATCCCGAGCATGTTAAAAAAATGAATGAGCATGGCATCCAACCCATCGATATGGTTGTAATCAACCTGTATCCCTTCGAAGCTACGGTGGCCAAGCCGAATTGTACGCTGGAGGAAGCCATCGAGAATATCGACATCGGCGGGCCGTCCATGCTGCGGGCCGGGGCGAAAAATTATCCCTATGTGACCGTGGTCGTGGACCCGGCGGATTACAGGCCCATTTTGGCCGAGATGAAGCAAAGCGGCGGGGTGGTGAGTAAAGAGACGAATTTCCGCCTGGCCAAGAAAGTGTACCAACTCACGGCCCGTTACGATAAAGCCATATCCGAATATCTGGAGAAAAAAGACATTCCTCACAGAGCGCGCTGAGAACGCAGAGCCATAAAAATTATCCAACGAATAGCAAAAAATCGAATTGGCTTTTTGCTTTTTTATTTTCATAATGATTTTTGAATTTATTCCCTCTGCGTTCTCTGTGCTCTCTGTGGTAAGTTTGGGAGAAAACAATGAAGGTTTTGGTCATCGGCAGTGGAGGCCGGGAACATGCCCTGGTCTGGAAAATCGCTCAGAGCCCGGCAGTGAAAAAGATTTATTGCGCACCGGGAAATGCCGGCATTGCCCAGCAAGCGGAATGTCTCCCGTTTGCGGCAGAAGATGGGCCATCGATCATCACCTGGGCTGAAAAAGAGAAAATTGACCTCACTGTCGTCGGCCCAGAAGCCCCCCTCACCATGGGCATTGTGGATGCCTTCGAAGCACGTGGGTTGCGCATATTCGGCGCCAACCAGCAGGCGGCGGAAATCGAAGGAAGCAAGGCTTTTGCCAAGTATTTAATGAAAAAATACGGCGTTCCTTCGGGTGATTTTCAGGTCTTTGATGATTATGGGGCAGCGGTCAGATACGTTAAAAAGACAGGGGTGCCCTTGGTGGTCAAAGCCGATGGCCTGGCCGCGGGGAAAGGGGTAATTTTGTGCCCAACCATGGAAGAGGCCATCGCAGCCCTTGACCTCATCATGGTCCAAAAAGCCTTCGGAGCCGCAGGAAGACAGGTGGTGGTGGAAGAGTTCCTCCAGGGAGAGGAAGCCTCTTTTCTGGCTTTCACCGATGGAGAAACGGTCCTGCCCATCCCTACTTCTCAGGATCACAAGCCCATCTTTGATCACGACCAGGGACCCAACACAGGAGGTATGGGGGCCTACTCGCCCGCACCGGTGGTGAGCGAAAAAGTGCACCGCCAAGTCATGAAGGAGATAATGATCCCTACCATACATGGAATGGCGGAAGAAGGAAGGAAATATCGGGGGGTCCTCTACGCCGGCCTGATGATCCACAATGAAAAGGCCAAGGTCTTGGAATTTAATGCCCGGTTCGGGGACCCGGAAACCCAGCCCCTGCTCATGCGCATGAAAAGTGATCTGGTTTCCGTTTTGGAAGCAACGATTGAAGGAAGTTTGTCCAACCTGAAAGTTGCATGGGATGACCGGCCAACGGTTTGCGTGGTCATGGCTGCGCAAGGTTACCCGGGGCCTTATGAAAAAGGGAAAGTAATTTCTGGTTTAGGGGAGGCCGCAAAAATTCCCGGCACTTTTGTCTTTCACGCCGGGACAGCTTTAAAAGAGGGAAAGATCGTAACGAACGGCGGAAGGGTTCTGGGAGTTACGGCCATAGGAAGCGCAATTGGAGAAGCCATCGGGTTGGCTTATGAGGCGGCGGAAATAATTTCCTGGGAAGGCGCATATTATCGGAAAGACATAGGGCAAAAAGCCTTAAAAAGAAAGGTGAAAAAGTGAAGACCCAAAAACCACTCGTGGCTATTGTCATGGGAAGCGATTCCGACCTCCCGGTCATGGAAGAGGCGGCCAGAGTTCTTGCCGAATTTCAGGTGTCCTGTGAGGTGACGGTGGCTTCGGCCCACCGTTCCCCAGAAATTACCGCAGAGTATGCCCGTAAAGCGGCAGGGCGGGGGGTAGAGGTCATCATTGCTGGTGCCGGCGGGGCGGCTCACTTGGCGGGGGTAATGGCAGCCCACACCATTCTTCCGGTCATCGGGGTCCCTTTGGAATCAGCCTTGTTGGGGATGGATTCCCTGTTTTCCACAGCCCAGATGCCTTCCGGTGTGCCCGTGGCTACCATGGCCATCGGCAAGGCCGGTGCCCGCAACGCCGGTATTTTGGCTGTCCAGATTCTATCCGGGAAGCATGCAGCGTTAAAAAAACTTTTACTACGCCATAAAGTTTCGCTGGCCGCCCAGGTGGCTGAACAGGCCGAAAAAATCAAAACGAAAAAAAATCTTTCACCACAGAGCACACAGAGAACACAGAGAAAAAACAGCAAGTAAATATCAAAATAAAATTTGTCCTTTCGTCTTTCAGGTTTAATCTCACCGCGGCATGCTCGGCGAGCTCTGGGGTGAGTGTATGCGAGGAGTAAAAGGCAGTGGAAACTCCCTGGTTAAAAAATTATGAAGATGGTGTTCCTTTTTCCTTGGTCTATCCTCGCGTTCCCCTTACGCATTTCTTGAAGCAGGCTGCTGAATCCTTCCCCCAAAACCTGTCCATGGTTTTTGCCCAAAAAAAATTTTCTTACCGGGAGCTGCAGGAAAAGGTCAACGCCCTGGCCAATGCTTTGGTCGCTTTAGGGGTGAAGAAAGGAGATCGGGTGGCCTTACTCCTGCCCAACAGCCCTCCGTACGTCATCGGTTATTATGCGATCCTGCAGGTGGGGGCCATAGTGGTAAACCTCAACCCTCTGGCCGTGGAAAGAGAACTTCTCTACTTCTTGAATCACGCCGAGGCCCGAACCGTCGTTGTTGCCGAGCCGCTCTTTTCCCGCATTGCCGGCATTGCCCCGCAAAGCTCGCTCGAGAACATCCTCGTCAGCTGTCTACGGGATTGGGGGGCCAGCCCCAAACTTTCCGGGGAGAAAAAGACTTCGATTCCTTTTGATCCCGCGCAAGGAATTTATTCTTTAGAGTTTTTGATAAGCGAGAATGCCGGAAGGGAAGCTCCCCGAGTAAATCTGCATCCAGAAGACGAGGCACTCTTGCAATACACCGGGGCAATCACGGAGGGGATCAAAGGAGTGGTCCTCACGCACGGTAACTTAGTGGCCAACACCTTACAAATTTCCAGCTGGGTGGTTAGGGCGCGGAAAGGGAAAGAGGTTTTTCTCTCCGTCCTTCCCTTCTTTCATGTCTACGG from Deltaproteobacteria bacterium harbors:
- the selD gene encoding selenide, water dikinase SelD — encoded protein: MVRAAGUAGKLSPEDLEKALRPLPLEKHLNLLVGTETADDAGVYQISEQMALVQTVDFITPIVDDPYLFGQIAAANSLSDVYAMGGKPLTALNVVGFPRLSLNLSVLTEILRGGLDKIHEAGAVVLGGHTVDDVELKYGLAVTGTVHPKKIVTNKGAEKGDVLILTKSLGTGIISTANKAGMADAGFLQRAIDSMVRLNDIASEAMNEWGPHACTDITGFGLLGHAAEMAKGCGLSFRFFYSDLPILAGTKEYAAQGMVPGGAYCNQDHFGPEIFISAKVPEAERIILFDPQTSGGLLIALPRSNGEKLLGNLQAKGIQEASIVGEVIQREKNLISVE
- the purD gene encoding phosphoribosylamine--glycine ligase is translated as MKVLVIGSGGREHALVWKIAQSPAVKKIYCAPGNAGIAQQAECLPFAAEDGPSIITWAEKEKIDLTVVGPEAPLTMGIVDAFEARGLRIFGANQQAAEIEGSKAFAKYLMKKYGVPSGDFQVFDDYGAAVRYVKKTGVPLVVKADGLAAGKGVILCPTMEEAIAALDLIMVQKAFGAAGRQVVVEEFLQGEEASFLAFTDGETVLPIPTSQDHKPIFDHDQGPNTGGMGAYSPAPVVSEKVHRQVMKEIMIPTIHGMAEEGRKYRGVLYAGLMIHNEKAKVLEFNARFGDPETQPLLMRMKSDLVSVLEATIEGSLSNLKVAWDDRPTVCVVMAAQGYPGPYEKGKVISGLGEAAKIPGTFVFHAGTALKEGKIVTNGGRVLGVTAIGSAIGEAIGLAYEAAEIISWEGAYYRKDIGQKALKRKVKK
- the purE gene encoding 5-(carboxyamino)imidazole ribonucleotide mutase, producing MGSDSDLPVMEEAARVLAEFQVSCEVTVASAHRSPEITAEYARKAAGRGVEVIIAGAGGAAHLAGVMAAHTILPVIGVPLESALLGMDSLFSTAQMPSGVPVATMAIGKAGARNAGILAVQILSGKHAALKKLLLRHKVSLAAQVAEQAEKIKTKKNLSPQSTQRTQRKNSK